One Glycine max cultivar Williams 82 chromosome 8, Glycine_max_v4.0, whole genome shotgun sequence genomic window, TCAACTTCAATCTTCAAACTAAATCTAGTGCAATCCTTTTAGAAGTctctcttaaaatattttctccaAGACTAAACAGATCAAGAGTCtataataaagaaaacacaTAGGGATATTCATAAGTTTTGACAGATAAAACATATCTAATCCATTATAAAATCAAGTAATTGATTAATTCGTCAAAATATTCTTTGTTCTACATTTCCAAAAACTgaataatcgattatcaaatagGGTAATCGATTAATTTGTTTCAGTTTGAGTATCTTTGTTTCTTCTGTGTTGTctaggtaatcgattatcatgtgtggtaatcaattatagaATCACACAGAGAGTTTCTCTTTGTTTCCAAGTGTTggataatcgattatcaaatgaGACAATCGATTATCTTAAGTTATAGATCATTCATTCTTCTGAAACTGGCTTGGACACTCAATTACCAAGGTAGgaaatcaattaatttgataCTTCTAGCCAAATTTCAAGTAGAAGTATGTTCTTAGGAAACTTAGAGAACTTGAATACTTTATTCACTTCATATTTGATCAACACTAAGCATGAAAAAGACTTAGACTATATCTCACAAATGCCTAGTCTTAAAACACTCAATATAAATGCCTCATCTATTAAACATGTTAGGCAttgcaaaattatcaaattaaaactaaaattaagggTTTCAAGCTTTGATCTAACATCCCttaatcaaatttcaaaattccaAGTTTTTCCACTTCTTGGTGTGCACCACCTCGGTTGCCCACACTGCTCTTAGTCTTTTTGTACTCATGCACTCAAGACTAGAGGGTTGTGTACCCCCTTGGCCCACCTCAGTCGGCTCAGTGACAACCACACTTGCCTTAGTCTTTTTGTGCTTATGCACTCAAGGTTGGGAGTTGTGTACCTCCTCGACCCCATCGCCGACCACACTCACCCTTATTATTTTCATGCTTATGCACTCAAGATTGGGGGATATGTACCCCTCGGTCCACATCGGTTGGCCCTATGACAACCACACTCACCCTTAGTCTTTTTGTGCTTATGCACTAAAGACTGGAGGATTGTGTACCCCCTCAACCCACCTTAGTTGTCACCATGCACTTAAACCTGATACCCGACCAACTCATTAGGGTTACTAGGCAGCAACAACCTCTGTGTGTGTCTATTACATGGTTAGTCCTTAAGTTACACATGATGTCCCTAGGGAATTTGGGGATGCTAGTTACATCATGATAGAATAAACTCTCCCGAAAGCATCAAATATGTTAGTTGTAACTCACACCTATATGTACCTTATCAATTAAACCCAGGAGGTTAGGTTACATTTGACACTTGAATGCTCTTGTGCTAGGTTTCCTTCCTTAAGGCTTGACCTGGTTAGAGGAAACAAAGTTCCTACAAAATCAAACCAAAGAAAGAAATTACACTCTTTAGGAGGGTTATCATAAAACACCCACCCTTACAAAGAATGGTGCAACTTTGAAGGTAGGCTGTTCGCCATAACATTGGCTTCACATAGCACATGGTTGATCTTCACGTTTTAAGATTGTCTCAATAACAACCTACCATAATTAAGTAGCCCTGAATATGGATGGGAAACAAGAAACCCATGATTCGAGAAGTTAGTCGCGGACATGGAATTAGTCTCCAATCACACCTCCTTGAACCTAAGTTCCCACACATGTTTAAGAGTAATAATCAACCCTCAAATCTTTGCTTCCATGATAGAACATCATCCCAAATTCCTAGTGAACCTATTAATCTACCGACTATTTGCATTATGAAGCACCCCACAATAAGCACCCCTCTCACCACCTTGAATAATAGATGCATCCATGTTGTACTTAAAACACCCCTCAATGGGAGGCTGCCAAGCAACAAGCCTACCCTCCAAAGAAGGATGCTTATGCACAAAGACTTGCATAGCTTGATCAGTTTGCATACTAGTGAAGATAGCTCTATTAATGATATCATTGACCCTCCAAGGAGCATCATTAAATATAAGATCCATAGCATAATACCAAACAGGGTTCTCCAATCACCAGGGTCCTTGGTAAGATTCACCTTTACCTGATCAAATAGACCAACAAAGAAAAACGCTATCATATCAAAGTGATACAAATTGAACAACCCCAGTCTAAACCTCCTCAACTAATGAACAATCCCATAGGACAAGGAGAGAATTTGGAGTTATCATGCCACATAACACACATAAGTTCTCATCTACCAACCCACACTCCTCTCTTTTAACATTCATCTTCAACCCATCTTGCAACACCATCCAAATAAAGCACCTTACCCAATGAAGCCTTTTTTCCAATCTGAAACAAACTCATGACTAAACCCATTAATATAAGCAAAATTGGATAGAACATCAAAAGTCAGCTTAACTAAGAAATGACCATTAGGCATCAAACCCTAAATAGGCTTATCTTCACCTCTCAACAAATGAGGCATAGGATAAGCAAGGATATAAAGCAAATGGAGGAAGAAAATAATAGATCCTATCTATATCCCACCCTCCTTGCTGGTTAACATAGTCGACCACTTTCCCTGAAGGCAATCACACATTAGTCCAAAAGTGcacaaattttttttcccaataCCCACCCAATAGCCTTTACAACATCCTTCCAAACCAACATTATTTCCTTCCAAGTATAGGAATCATTATTAGAGCAAGTAACTCACAGGATAACACCATCTCCACGATTATATTTATGTTGAAGAACATGAACCCAAGACTCAAAGGATTTCACCATTTTCATTAAGAAAGCTTTATTAAAGTTATGAAGGTTTGAATCCTAACCCCTCATCCTCTTTCGGCCTACAGATAATCTTCCAAGAGATTGTATGCTAACCTCTCCCATCTTGATTATCATTCCAAACAAAATGACGTTGTAGCTTCTCTAATTCTTCACACACCCTTTGGGCACCATAATTGATTTGATGGTGTAGGCTGACATGGCTTGGATCATCGACTGAGTAAGGGTTACTCTCCCAACCAGAGCATGCTGGGAAGCCTTCCAAGATGATAAGCGTTGTTGGGATCTCTAAATAATATGATGATAATGTTAAGTAGTCTCCCTAGCATGCAATAACAAAATTCCCATATACTACTTCCCAAGGTCCAATGTCAACTTAAATCTAGCCCATGGCTATAAGCCGATCACTCATGCTTGTAGCTTGAGAAAAAGCCTCCAAACAATCTAACACCACTTGCATCTAGTGCTCTGATGCCTCCTCAAACAACAAGAGGTCATATGCAAAAAATAGATGAGAGATACTCAACCCTCCATTGGCAAACTTTAGAGGTTTCTACATCCCTTCATCAAGCTCATGTTGGATAAGGTGTGAGAGGCATTCTACACATAAGACAAAGATGTAGGACGAGATCGGGTCCCCTTACTTGATACCTAGAAAGATACAGAGGATAAACTCTGAAAAATCAAATCCAGAAAAGGTTGTTGGAATCCCAAGTCACGAAAAGTGTCAATGACAAAGGACTATTTGAGGTTATCATAAGCCTTTTTCAAATCCACTTTATAGCCATGAACCCATGCTTCATCTTAGACTGCCTCATAAAACAACATGCCTCTTGAACCAAAATAACATTGCTCCTACCCTACCTACTAGGAGTATAGCTCCTCTACCAAGGGGAGATCAATATATCCATGAAAAACTTTAGTCTCAAAGCAATGATCTTGGTGATCACTTTATAAACCAAGTTTCAGAGACTGACCAGCCTATACTCCCTCACATGTGTAGGCTTATCCGACTTTGGGATAAGAACTATAAAAGTCTCATTAAGAGTTGAAATAGACTTAGGGTAAATAAAAGCTTCCCTTACCCTAGCACAAAGATAGCTACATATAGTTTCCCACTAAGATTGGAAAAAGAAGGGGTGCAATCCATCTGGATTGGGAGATTTGAAGGACCCATAGAAAACAAAACCACTTTAATCTCAAAATCCAAAAGGATATCCCGAATCAGATTAATCTCATCCTGAAGGAGCTTCGAAAATCTATCAATCAGGGCCAATCAGCTATAGGTAGATCATCCTTGTAAAGGTTCTCATAAAAATCAGAAATATGACCACACCCTTTACTTCATACCCATTATTCTTTAAGGTAAAAAATAGACTTCCCTTTCTTCCTGGTTATAATTGATAGGAGATAAAACCTAGTATTTCTATCACCAAAATGCAACGGTCCTTCCTCATCCTTTGATACCAAAAAAGTTCCTCATGGTGGAGCGCTTTTCGGTATTCCCTCCAAAGCTCATGGTGAAAATTCCCCAAACCAACAAAGTGATGGTTCTTCATGTACGATCAATACCTTCCATCCTAGCTATCAACCTCTTCTTAGTATTAAAGATATTCTCGAAATGATTATAATTCCATTCCCTGAGATGACCCTAAAGCACAAAAACAACATTATTCCAAGGGAGAGAGTCACACCAAGCATTTTGAACTATGCTTCAAAATGAAGGGTCAACAACCCAATTGGCCATGAACCTAAAATCATTATGCCCATAGGACGAACAAAAGGAAGGATTCATATTCAGGAGGAGAGGCCGATGGTTGAACTTAAAGAAAGTTAAATTGGGGGGATTTTTGACTAGTTTAATGTGTTTTCTTAAATTTACTTGAAGATTGATTttgataatcatttttttaaaagttttgatcACCATGTAATTATGATGATTGGTTAACTTAAAGAAAGTTAAATCGGAGGAGTTTCTATTGGCACTACCATTTTTGCCATTGGTACTACCCACATGGATGCTTTTTTGGTTTATCCCAAAATTAGCCCTTGGACAAAAACACAACGGAATCGTGATTCCGTTGTGCTGTTGGgcgtgaaaataaattaataacaaaatccAGATTTTGTTATACACTTTTACAACATAATCAcatttttgttgtgttgtttttcaaacagaaaaaaaaaaccactacAAAAGTATGATTTCATTGTGTTCCTTAACCCAGAACACaaagaaatcataattttgttgtgtataaaaaacaaaaaaataaaaataaagtgctTACCTTTAGGGGTAGTAATGAAGagaaatgagagagagagagagagagagagagttgaagGGAGAATGAGAGGGAGGAGAGAAAGACATATGAGAGTAAGGGACATAGAAGTTTGAGAGGAAGGGAGGGAAAAGGTGGGGTGAAACTGCCATAGGGGCAGTTTGGTCTATTCATACTACTTTTCAAAAAGAGTTAGTGGGAATAGCAATTGTGGTAATGAAATAGTAGTTCCCTTAAATTGGTGATGATTTTGAATCAGGAGttgttaggtgcacccaacaacattgctggtgcacccaacaattatataaataggCAAAATTGCCCTTGTTAAAAAAATGCGAGTACCTTCatacggaagaaccttcttccgtatGAACTTATGGAAAAAGGTTCTTCCGTAGGTTcatacggaagaacttcttctgtaaggttttttttttttttttgcaaattatttgtgacaaattaatttaatgcattaaatattttttatttaattcgggttactattacaaaatttaatgtattaaatattttgtaataataacccgaattaatgcattaaatatttttttatttaattcggattactattacaaaatttaatgcattaaatattttttatttaattcgggatactattacaaaataaaaatatttatttaatatatattaaattttgtaatagtaaaaaaaatttgtgatagtaaatatgttttatttttaaaaaatatacggattaaaaaaatatacaggtTATTAGCATAACGCTCTAACCAATTGAGATAATGAGCCAATtacgttataaaataaataatgttactatacataacactaaaatttataatgcatatttaatgcgcatgtaaattttaataataaattttgtgacaattaattttgatataaatcatacgaattatttaatccgtatattttttcaacaataaaaaatatctactatcacaattttttttactattacaaaatttaatatatattaaataaatattttttattttgtaataacccgaattaaatatacattaaattttgtaatagtaacctgaattaaataaaaaatatttaatgcattaaattttgtaataataacccaaattaaatatgcattaaattttgtaatagtaatcagaattaaataaaaaaatatttaatgcattaaattaatttgtcacaaataattttttttaaaaaaaaccttatgGAAGAATCTTCTTCCGTATGAAGAAAATCTTCTtatggaagaaccttcttctgaATAAAATCTTCATAGGAAATGTACTCACGTTTTTTAAAGAAGGACAATTTTGCCTATTCACataattgttgggtgcaccaacaatgttgctgggtgcacctagcaactcccTATTTGAACCTGGCTTTCAGCCCAAAAATTCCGCTGGATTTAAAGTCTTAAATTGATATTCTTATTATAAAAGCTTTAAACAATtgcagttaattaattaaaatgaatttaaatttaaataattacataattttaaCTAGTTATAGAATAAACGAGAGATGTAAGTGTAgaaagaagaattttttttattgttgttggtCACAATGAGTTTCTGCCCCTTTATGTTAATCgggattgaaattgaaaaaaaattgtgacaaTTATTTATGTCTTCAAATAAGTagttattaaaattgaattagttaGTTGTTTTGTCCATTGAGCtcgaataaaaataatttgacaatCGGCTAAGTTAGATAAGTATTCGGCTGAAATTACTaaataagtagaaaaaaattgattcattctcaataataattacatttttacaaatatatgttaaatattgattcatttttacaaatatattctaaataaGTAGAATTGGtagcaaaatttttaaaaatgaacacttaaaaatatatgttaattttgaCAATTCTTAGTTAATTAAGGAAGACACTACGATTTTAGCGACAAGTATAAACTGCAATGAAAAGTGTTTGTAAgtttatttcttaaaagaaaatgttattttagagtacaaatttcttataaaattatagaaaaatattcaaagtaatatttttggttgaaattttatCTGATTTACCAcgtcaaaaatgaatttttctcagtagttttttaataatcatgttattgatatgaaatatgtttttttttttcattcataattggtatttaattttataatttaactatATAGAGTACTAATATTGATAAATTATATCCACAAATCGAATTGCCATGATATTGTCTcacatgttttaaattttaatcggATTGGGTTCGCACGCAAATAAATTGcgttatcaaaattaaaaataaataagatcaaCGATAAATCCATCCTAACCCTTTTCATAAAACACTTTTACTTGTAAGAAAATACAGCTagtagttttcttttcttttatgtaattaaactaataacgacttatttatttaactttcatactattttttcttttagtgtattttaaggtttttatttgagaactaaaaaatataataaattttatattttaataaaatagttatgattttttaattttaattttaaaaaattttgagaCATTGACTCATTGCTTAAAAGTTTGAAGACCAAAACTATAAATGTAGAAAaattgaaggactaaaaatataatttactgtAAATAATGGTATATTCTagtattcatttaattttatctataaattaattaactattaagAGTATCTACAATCAGTGTTGTGAAAATTGATTCGACCATGGACTCGGTTGATATACTGAGTTAGTGGATCAGAGGTTCAATTGGTGGATCACTTATTGACCCCGCTGActtggtgtgtgtgtgtgtatatatatatatatatatatattaaaaaaaatttaaaatatgtaatataCCAAACAAAATGTGAtcaatctatatttttatactccaaaattaagtttattatcatgatcaaattataaattcatttattattataaattattttgtgtttattataattaaataactaagaaaactcttatttttcaagactaaatacaaaaGTTATCGGATGACAATAAACAAGTACAATGAAGAAGTATAAAACACATAAATATTCAATCATATCATAACcaatataataattagttattatatattattatcaaaataaagaaaaatagaattataAGAATATATTATACGTTATTCAATAATAagctattaataatttaatatgttataggatttgtaaaaaaaataacaaaaaaaaaaaccttctcAGCCGAGTCAAATCGAGCCAACTCGGTTCAGGTCATCGGGTTTCACCAAACCCTATCGGGTCAAATTGGGCTAAACCGAGTCACTTGTTATTCAAGTCCTATACCTAACTAGACCGTCTAGGACACTTAGTCCTGAACGAATTGGACTGACCAGGTCCAATTTTTATAACTTTGTCCACAATGCATAGTTATTTATATgggttatttattataattttgtgggCCTTACAATTCCATATAGATTTaagcattttaaataaaatattccaATGTTAAGATTGCTTAAGTGaatacttaaattaattttatgggcCTTATGATGTTgacaatatattatttatggtataatgttgttaagtaataattgtttatataaacAATGGTACTTATTCCGGTGGAAACAAAAgcttaaataatattacataaagTTAAACAACTCATGTAAGACCTCTCATGGAAGATATTTATATAAGCAACTCCACATTATATActccaataaaaaaacttaaacaattTTACTTAAAGTTAAATAACTCATGTAAAGAcctctaataattaattgaagatgCTATAAGTAAGAAATAAGAGAGCCACAACTCATTCCAGTATTTTAATTTCTAGCAAAAGATTCAAGAAGCAATGTTAGTTACTTAATTGAAGAAGCGATGGGTTTGGGTTTAGGGGCTATTTTCTTTGTCCCAGTCGAACTAACTTCACTAAATTCCTTTTCTACTTTATGTTTATTCATCCGCTGCTTGCAGATACAACAGAATGAAGGCCTatgtgtaaaatttaaattcaacatTATCTGAATATTTCGAAATCCAACAGCAATTTGGAACATGGTCGGCTGATAATATAGTTACCTCCGGCAAATTTTCTACGCCCTCGCTGAACCCTACTCGGATAATCTGTAACttattatactttaattttatgcttaaatatatttttagttaaaaaagtaaaagaaaacgcAAGGCTATGATGGAAATACTAAAAGACAGAAGAATGAAATTGGTTTTCCTTATCTCATATTGAAGAAGGGAACGTACATATATACAGCctgtgaaaagaaaagatacaaaagggaataacaaaaaatatacacatcAGGAGATTCTGGATCCTAGTAACAAAATGCAGTTATGAATAGAAACAAAatagagaaaaggaaaacaGGCTCTACAACTGTACAAAGTAATATGGGATAATCTTCTGTTTAATTGtgattttcttctccttttagcCCCCCCCCCACAAGCTGGAGGTTCAAAGATATCGTGAAGCTCAAGCTTGGAAAGATTTGATTGAAACAGTTTTGGGGAAAGCGCTTTAGTGAACATATCTGCGAGTTGGTGGGAAGAGGAAACCGGAAGGAGGTTCATGAGTCCAGAAAGAAGTTTTTGTCGAACTAGATGGCAGTCAATTTCCAGATGTTTAGTCCGTTCGTGAAACACTGGGTTTGTAGCAATGTAGAGGGCATTTTGGCTATCACAATATAGTGCAGgatgtttggaatggggaacaTGTAAGTCTCTAAGTAAGTAAAATAACCATTGTAGTTCACAAGTGGTTGAGGCGAGGGCTCTATATTTAGCCTCTGTAGATGATCTAGAGACTGTAGATTGCTTCTTTGTTTTCCATGAAACCAGAGAATTACCAACGAAGAAACAATATCTGGTGACTGATCGACGAGTGTCAACACAGGTGGCCCAATCTGCATCACTAAAACCAGATAGTTGGAAAGAATTATTTCTTCGGAAGAATAATCCCTTCCCAGGAGTAGCCTTTAAATAACGAACAACTCTCAAGGTAGCTTGAAAATGAGTTTGAGTAAGAGCAATCATGAATTGACTGAGCTGTTGGGTTGCAAAAACAATGTCCGGACGGGTACTGGTTAGGTATATCAAACATCCAACCAACCGCCTATAGGATAAAGGATCAGCAAGAGCTTCACTGGAATCATGGTGGAGGCGAAGAGAGGTTTCCATTGGTGTGGAACATGGTTTGGAGTTTAAAAGACCTACATCTAAAATCAAGTCTAGTGATGGTATGACCTGTTACCTTTGTGAAAAGGTTGTGATCAGCGTGAGCCTTCATGAATCCATAATGCTGCAGTAGATTGGATAGCTTGGCAAACCATTAGCGGTTGGCCTGTTTTAAGCCATAAAGAGATTGCTTCAGTTTTCAGCATTGAGATGGTTGATATCCAGAGACACCTGAGGGATAGTCATATACACCTCCTCATTGAGATCCCTATATAGAAAAGTGTTACTAACATTAAGTTGCTGCAAGTGCCAATGAGAAACGGAAGCTATGTCCAGAACAACCCGAATCGTGCTCATCCTGACAACAGGAGAGAAGATGTCGAGGTAGTCAATGCCTTCAATCTGGGAATAGCCTTTAGCCACCAAACGTGCCTTATAGTGCTCAACTAACCCATCTAAACCATGCTTGATTTTATacacccacttacaaccaataGGTCTCACATGCGGCGACGTCTGAACAATGTCTCATGTCTGATTACGAACCAGAGCTTCAGAGCTTGAATCTTAGATTTCATGGCCTCCTGCCAACAACGGTGCTTTGCGGCTTCGCGAAAAGTTATGGGTTCTTGCTCAGAAGAGagactcataaaaaaaaacacttgtgaGAAGGAGATATACATGAGTAATTAACAACAGATTGGACAAGATATGATGTCTTTGGAGAAGATTGGTTTGATTGTGTTGAGCCATGGATGGGAACACGAGGACACGCGTTGCACTCATAGTCAACAAGGTAATGGGGACGATGGTGAGGTCGAGTGGAGCGGCGGGTGTGCTGGGGTTCTGGTGGGGACTTCGACAGTGGAGGTGATGTTGGTGTGGATTTGGAACTGCTACATGGAGAAGGAGGTATAGGAGAGGTAAGAGGTGATTGGATGAAGGGTTGTGGGATATGTGGGTCGTCGGCTGAAGGTGGGGATGATGTGGAGTTGGGCTGAGGTGGGGTGGTGTAGTCAGAAAAATTAGTGGCTGGTAATAGGCTTTGTTTATGAAACAGTTCATTGGAAGGAATTTTAGTAAATGGAAGAACCATCTCATTAAACAAAACATTATGTGACATGAAAATTTCTCTGGAATTTAAACCTGAGATGACATACCCCTTGGTTCTAGTTTGAAAACCCAAAAAAATACCTCGTCTAGCTCGAGCATCAAATTTTTTACAAGGAGGATGTGTGGATGCATAACATAAACAACCGAAAACTTTCAACATGGAAAAATCTGGGTTCTTtttatgtaataatttataaggGGTTTGGTTTTGAATTATGGGTGATGGGATTcgattaataatataaacaacATGTTTAATAGCATAtgaccaaaaatattttggaatttGAGATTGAAACATAAGAGCTCTAGCAACATTAAGAATATGTTGATGTTTTCTTTCGACACGACCATTTTGTTATCTTGTTGAAAAAATTCAAGACCGTTATTGGATCTAACACGTTTAATTGTGATTTGAAAttgattatcaattaaaacgATGAAGTTTTGAATTTGTGTTCTAACTTCTCCTTTTGATCTTAGAAGCACTATCCATGtataataactaaaatcatCCAcgatagttaaaaaatatttgtgaccATGAATGGAAGGTTGAGAGAAAGGACCCCAAATATCCATATGAACCAAATCAAAAGGCTTGGAAGCTCTATTAATACTAGGAGAATACGACAATTTCTTTTGTTTAGCTAAGTGACAAACATCACAATTTTCTTCAATATgtttagaaataaaagaaaaagtggaatGAAGAACATTGAGACGTTTACCGGAAAGGTGACCTAGTCTAAAGTGCCAAAGGTTAGCGTTGGTAATGGGTGGGGTGGAGAAGTTATTGATGAAGGAAGCTTTAGGAATGACTTGGTTTATATCCTTGTTGATCTGCAAGTGGTATAATCCATGCTTCAATTTAGCCAAACCAATCATCTTCAAGGACTTCATTTCCTATATTTGGCAATGAGAATTGGAAAAAGTGAGAGAGTATTTTAGTGAAGACAAAAGCTTGGAGATTGAAATAAGATTGAATTTGAAGTTTGGAACATAAAGAACATCATGTATAATGAAATGTGGCGATAACTGCACATTTCCTGAAATATGAGCAAAAACAATGGAACCATTGGGTAAGTGGATACGCACAGGTTGTATTTTGGAAAagcttaaaaaattatcaaaggaACATGTAATGTGGTCTGTGGCCCCAGAGTCAATAATCCAGGGGGTGCaattagaaaaacaatgtgCAGTGTGTGCATTAGACAAAGAGCTTGGGTTAGTAGTggtgcaaaaagaaaaatgggtACCAAAAAACATTTCAGGAGAGTCATTAGAATTGGACTTGGACACTTGAGAAATATTGACATGCTTAGGCTAAGGAGAAGCCGTGGATGGACTAGCATTTGTATTTGGTTTTTGTTGCTGAAGGAGACCTTGAAGTCCTTGATATTGGGCTCTAGTTAGGCTAAAGCCCAACTCGTTGGAATCATTGTCTTGACTAATCGAGGAATGAATGTGTGAATCTACTTCTTGTGTAGCGCTATTGACGACAACAGAGGAAGGAGAGTTGTCCCGGTTGTGAAACCTTGGTCGTCCGGGGTAATGCGGGTGACCAAGAGGATACCCGTGCTTGGAGTAACAGACGTCCACTGTGTGTTCGGTACAGCCACAGTAGATACACTTTTTGTTAGAACCATTGGTTCGGGCATTGACTCCTGCTGGTCCGCTAGGTCCTCTTATGCCGTGTCCCTTTCCATATGTCGACTGTCCAACATTGATGAAGGCATTTGGTTCATCAATGGTGGATGATGAAGAATGTTGACGCTCTTGTTGAGCTACCATGGAGAAAACACGATTACTAGACGGTAATGGGTCCATCAGAAGTATTTGAGAGTGAACAACAGAGAAATGATCATCTAAGCCTTTCAAAATACGTATTATGAagtcttgttgatgataaagttttgTGGAGCATGTGGAAACATGGAAGGGACGAAAATTGTCGAGCTCCTCCCACAATGACTTTAGCGCTGTATAGTAATCAGAGACCGATCGGGAGCCTTGTCGGATACCGTAAAAATCACTTTGGGAAAATCGTTCTTGAAGGTCTATGTATA contains:
- the LOC102669463 gene encoding uncharacterized protein — encoded protein: MALTSKNKMGFLNGTIPVLATTDPIYLSWECYNTLIISWLLNSLSPSIVQSVIFLDRAVDIYIDLQERFSQSDFYGIRQGSRSVSDYYTALKSLWEELDNFRPFHVSTCSTKLYHQQDFIIRILKGLDDHFSVVHSQILLMDPLPSSNRVFSMVAQQERQHSSSSTIDEPNAFINVGQSTYGKGHGIRGPSGPAGVNARTNGSNKKCIYCGCTEHTVDVCYSKHGYPLGHPHYPGRPRFHNRDNSPSSVVVNSATQEVDSHIHSSISQDNDSNELGFSLTRAQYQGLQGLLQQQKPNTNASPSTASP